The following coding sequences lie in one Hyphomonas adhaerens MHS-3 genomic window:
- a CDS encoding DUF1330 domain-containing protein: MTVYVVAKLKINDRETYAKYSDGFMDILPRYGGKLLSVDDGAEVIEGDWPYNRTVLLEFPDKAGMQTWYNSPEYRDLVKHRYASSTAEIALIKGWQDVEN; encoded by the coding sequence ATGACTGTCTACGTAGTGGCGAAATTGAAGATCAATGACCGTGAGACCTACGCAAAATACAGCGACGGTTTCATGGATATCCTCCCCCGGTATGGCGGAAAACTCCTGTCCGTGGATGACGGCGCCGAGGTGATCGAAGGCGATTGGCCCTACAATCGCACCGTCCTGCTGGAGTTTCCCGACAAGGCAGGCATGCAGACCTGGTACAATTCCCCGGAATACAGGGATCTGGTGAAGCACCGCTACGCATCCTCAACAGCCGAGATTGCCCTTATCAAAGGCTGGCAAGACGTCGAAAACTGA
- a CDS encoding aspartyl/asparaginyl beta-hydroxylase domain-containing protein, protein MTASLPHETRKQSALDQARAGNFAEAVSLVQSVLKEAPRDVGALLLLGDIQHAAGMSQEASRAYGALLQIIGSSGSPMPQGFESAVNRAQARLNEYANAYESFVEKTVPKQARSKRFDESVDILLGKRQIYVQQPTKYYFPGLPQIQFYDTQDFDWVPALEARTADIRRELLNVLADRSAFRPYLERDDSQTNVNTHDLVENDDWGAFYLWKDGQRIEENCARCPITASAFEDVPFDHLPGKAPMVLFSLLKPGAHIPPHSGLINTRLICHLPILVPGPAWLRVGSETHYWQEGKLVMFDDSIEHEAMNEADQTRVVLLFDIWRPELSLQERDEVAKLFGAITSYSG, encoded by the coding sequence ATGACAGCCAGCCTTCCCCACGAGACCCGCAAGCAAAGCGCGCTGGACCAGGCGCGGGCCGGAAACTTCGCTGAAGCGGTATCCCTCGTTCAGTCCGTTCTGAAAGAAGCGCCGCGCGACGTCGGCGCCCTACTTCTGTTGGGCGACATCCAGCATGCCGCTGGCATGAGCCAGGAAGCCAGCCGGGCCTATGGCGCCCTGCTTCAGATTATCGGATCGAGCGGCTCTCCTATGCCGCAGGGCTTTGAATCGGCTGTGAACCGGGCTCAGGCCCGGCTCAATGAATATGCGAATGCTTATGAAAGCTTCGTCGAAAAGACCGTCCCGAAGCAGGCCCGGTCGAAGCGGTTCGACGAGTCGGTCGACATCCTGCTCGGCAAGCGGCAGATCTATGTCCAACAGCCGACCAAGTATTATTTCCCGGGCCTGCCGCAGATCCAGTTCTACGACACCCAGGATTTCGACTGGGTGCCTGCGCTGGAAGCCAGAACCGCGGATATCCGCCGCGAGCTCCTGAACGTTCTGGCGGACCGGTCTGCCTTCCGACCTTATCTGGAGCGTGACGACAGCCAGACAAATGTAAACACGCATGATCTCGTCGAGAATGACGACTGGGGCGCTTTCTATCTCTGGAAAGACGGACAGCGCATCGAGGAGAATTGCGCCCGCTGTCCGATTACCGCATCCGCCTTCGAGGATGTTCCATTTGACCACCTTCCCGGCAAAGCGCCGATGGTCCTCTTCTCGCTCTTGAAGCCCGGTGCGCATATTCCGCCGCACTCCGGGCTGATCAATACACGCCTGATCTGCCACCTTCCCATCCTTGTCCCCGGCCCCGCCTGGTTGCGGGTGGGAAGCGAAACCCACTACTGGCAGGAAGGCAAACTGGTCATGTTTGATGACAGTATCGAACATGAGGCGATGAACGAAGCGGACCAGACCCGCGTCGTCCTGCTGTTCGATATCTGGCGTCCGGAGCTGAGCCTGCAGGAACGTGACGAAGTCGCCAAACTGTTTGGCGCGATCACCTCCTATTCCGGCTGA
- a CDS encoding TIGR03084 family metal-binding protein, which translates to MEQADDFLEESRALFALLADRPDSDFDKVTLFKDWSVNDVLRHLHFWNWMAELQLADEARLEAELEAVGAKGMRVCEQELVQGASGAALLATWWKQAQKTAQIFATADPKARLKWAGPSMSARSSITARLMETWAHGQEVYDVLGAEREDADRIRNIAVLGVNTYGWTYLVRKEDPPGPMPVVKLTAPSGEIWTFGDGDGTNLIEGSATEFCQVVTQTRNVKDTALKIAGPVATDWMSKAQCFAGGRSDPPAPGTRFRHPAG; encoded by the coding sequence ATGGAACAGGCAGACGACTTTCTTGAGGAAAGCCGGGCGCTCTTTGCGCTTCTGGCAGATCGGCCTGATTCAGACTTCGACAAAGTCACCCTGTTCAAGGACTGGAGCGTCAATGATGTCCTCCGGCACCTCCATTTCTGGAACTGGATGGCAGAACTGCAGCTCGCGGATGAAGCTCGCCTTGAGGCAGAACTCGAAGCTGTCGGTGCAAAAGGCATGCGTGTCTGTGAGCAAGAGCTGGTTCAAGGCGCATCTGGTGCTGCACTGCTGGCCACATGGTGGAAGCAAGCACAAAAGACGGCGCAAATATTTGCAACCGCCGATCCCAAAGCCCGCCTCAAATGGGCCGGGCCATCCATGAGCGCCCGGTCGTCAATCACTGCGCGTCTCATGGAGACATGGGCGCACGGGCAGGAAGTCTATGATGTCCTCGGTGCTGAACGGGAGGACGCCGACAGGATCCGCAATATCGCTGTCCTGGGTGTGAATACGTATGGATGGACCTATTTGGTCCGCAAGGAAGATCCACCGGGTCCGATGCCGGTGGTCAAGTTGACTGCCCCTTCGGGCGAAATCTGGACGTTCGGAGATGGTGACGGCACCAATTTGATCGAAGGAAGCGCAACGGAATTCTGCCAGGTCGTCACCCAGACCCGGAACGTGAAGGACACCGCGCTCAAGATCGCCGGGCCGGTCGCCACCGACTGGATGTCTAAGGCGCAGTGTTTCGCTGGCGGCCGCTCCGACCCGCCTGCGCCCGGTACGAGATTCCGTCACCCGGCGGGATGA
- a CDS encoding RsmB/NOP family class I SAM-dependent RNA methyltransferase, producing the protein MRNGGKISASIDVLTDVLNRHQPVKSAARDWGKRARYAGAKDRAWVSGLVLDALRKRNSIAHAMGDDSPRGLILGALAHAWGWNIREIDAAMDEEHAPEKLTLQERERLVMAPDPTAPPHAQGDYPEWLAPHLARVFGEEAVVEAQAMAVRADVDLRVNTLKVDAEKAAAPLKSAKAEPSKLLHNAYHIPARDPSQREASLESIPAYSKGWVEVQDAGSQIAAAAGNAQPGEQVLDYCAGGGGKTLALACQMQGKGQIFAYDIDGRRLSALIPRLKRSGAHNVQLVHPSEQTQLEDLTGQMDLVFVDAPCTGTGTWRRRPDAKWRLKPGQLAKRQQEQTDILANASTFVKPGGRLVYATCSFLMEEDEDRVTEFLTGHADFTEEDAAEAAIASGLLTDDGAAMVRGYRGPSGSVRLTPRRAGTDGFFFAVLRKA; encoded by the coding sequence ATGCGCAACGGCGGAAAGATATCTGCATCCATCGACGTCCTCACAGACGTCCTGAACCGCCACCAGCCGGTGAAATCTGCGGCACGGGACTGGGGCAAGCGCGCCCGCTATGCCGGCGCAAAGGATCGCGCCTGGGTCTCCGGCCTGGTGCTGGACGCGCTGCGCAAGCGCAACTCAATCGCCCACGCCATGGGCGACGACAGCCCGCGCGGCCTGATCCTTGGTGCACTGGCCCATGCCTGGGGCTGGAACATCCGGGAGATCGACGCAGCGATGGATGAGGAGCACGCGCCTGAAAAGCTGACGCTGCAGGAGCGCGAACGCCTCGTCATGGCACCGGACCCGACCGCCCCGCCGCATGCGCAGGGCGACTATCCGGAATGGCTGGCGCCGCACCTTGCCCGCGTCTTCGGGGAAGAGGCTGTCGTCGAAGCGCAGGCCATGGCCGTCCGCGCGGATGTGGATCTGCGCGTCAACACGCTGAAAGTGGATGCGGAAAAGGCGGCCGCTCCGCTGAAGAGCGCCAAGGCGGAACCTTCGAAGCTGCTCCACAATGCCTATCATATTCCCGCCCGCGACCCGTCGCAGCGCGAAGCGAGCCTTGAAAGCATTCCGGCCTATTCGAAAGGCTGGGTGGAAGTGCAGGATGCCGGCTCCCAGATTGCGGCGGCCGCTGGGAACGCCCAGCCGGGCGAACAGGTGCTGGACTATTGCGCAGGCGGCGGGGGGAAGACGCTCGCTTTGGCTTGCCAGATGCAGGGCAAGGGACAGATCTTCGCTTACGACATCGACGGCCGGCGGCTTTCTGCTTTGATCCCGCGCCTGAAACGTTCGGGCGCCCACAATGTGCAACTCGTCCATCCATCGGAGCAGACCCAACTGGAAGATCTGACCGGCCAGATGGACCTCGTTTTTGTTGACGCGCCCTGCACGGGCACCGGCACTTGGCGCCGCCGTCCGGATGCCAAATGGCGCCTAAAGCCGGGGCAATTGGCCAAACGCCAGCAAGAGCAGACGGACATTCTTGCGAACGCCAGCACGTTCGTGAAGCCAGGCGGGCGGCTCGTCTACGCCACCTGCAGCTTCCTGATGGAAGAAGACGAAGACCGCGTGACGGAATTCCTGACAGGCCATGCCGATTTTACCGAGGAAGACGCTGCTGAAGCGGCGATCGCCTCCGGCCTGCTGACGGACGACGGCGCGGCGATGGTCCGCGGCTATCGCGGTCCGTCCGGTTCGGTCCGTCTGACCCCGCGCCGGGCCGGTACGGATGGCTTCTTCTTTGCGGTTCTGCGGAAAGCCTAG
- the rpiB gene encoding ribose 5-phosphate isomerase B — protein sequence MSTHKRIVVSSDHADIELRKTIAAHITERGWEVIDIGPMTSESTHYPIHGEAAAQRVASGDCQLGIIVCGTGQGIMMAANKVKGIRCGVCSDTFSARMIRQHNDANMLSIGARVVGEGLALDIVDAFLSAEFEGGRHATRVDMIKALEG from the coding sequence ATGAGCACCCATAAGCGCATCGTCGTTTCCAGCGACCATGCTGACATCGAGCTACGCAAAACCATCGCCGCGCATATTACCGAACGTGGCTGGGAAGTTATCGATATTGGCCCAATGACGTCGGAAAGCACCCATTATCCCATTCATGGCGAAGCCGCCGCTCAACGCGTTGCCTCTGGCGACTGTCAGCTCGGCATCATCGTGTGTGGCACAGGGCAAGGCATCATGATGGCAGCGAACAAGGTGAAGGGTATCCGCTGCGGCGTTTGTTCCGACACGTTTTCCGCCCGCATGATCCGCCAGCATAATGATGCCAACATGTTATCGATCGGCGCGCGGGTGGTCGGCGAAGGATTGGCTCTCGACATCGTCGATGCGTTCCTCTCTGCCGAATTCGAAGGCGGCCGGCACGCAACCCGCGTCGACATGATCAAAGCGCTCGAAGGTTAG
- a CDS encoding GNAT family N-acetyltransferase — MEFDLPSGLRNAGPADWRLIGDITGEAFETDPVNLWIFGHTTALKPTFALLAQAIYLKYGICHLAGEGGATMWIESQNRQELGLIPTLRLLPILMFKGSQGSIFRALKAGKVMDQNHPKDPHLYLFTIGTRKDARGTGLGKLMMAPMKAAADKARLPLYLENSNPMNTGFYQSHGFERMKLFEIGPGAPPMEAMWREPRDPQHV; from the coding sequence ATGGAATTCGATCTGCCCTCCGGGCTCCGTAATGCCGGTCCCGCGGACTGGCGATTGATTGGCGATATCACCGGGGAAGCGTTCGAGACCGATCCGGTGAACCTCTGGATATTCGGCCACACAACCGCCCTGAAGCCGACATTCGCGCTGCTCGCGCAGGCGATTTACCTGAAATATGGCATCTGCCACCTGGCCGGCGAAGGCGGGGCGACGATGTGGATCGAGTCTCAGAACCGGCAGGAACTTGGCTTGATACCGACTCTCCGTCTCCTGCCAATCCTGATGTTCAAAGGATCTCAGGGATCCATCTTCCGGGCCCTCAAAGCCGGCAAGGTGATGGATCAGAACCACCCGAAAGACCCGCACCTCTACCTCTTCACCATCGGCACCCGGAAAGACGCGCGCGGAACGGGGCTCGGCAAGCTGATGATGGCGCCGATGAAGGCCGCCGCCGACAAGGCGCGCCTGCCCCTTTACCTCGAAAACTCGAACCCGATGAATACCGGCTTCTACCAGAGCCACGGATTTGAACGGATGAAACTGTTCGAAATCGGCCCCGGCGCCCCGCCCATGGAAGCGATGTGGCGTGAACCGCGCGATCCCCAGCACGTGTGA
- the guaA gene encoding glutamine-hydrolyzing GMP synthase, with protein sequence MTDQRHERALIVDFGSQVTQLIARRLRESGVYCEIHPFNKVDAAFLAEYDPKAVILSGGPSSVTWEDSPRADDAVFSLGVPVLGICYGQQVMMEQLGGKVESGTSREFGRAFIEKVVDDPILEGLFHAGDHEQVWMSHGDHVADMASGFGVIAKSPGAPYAIIAAPERRFYGTQFHPEVVHTTHGRQLLRNFTHGVAGLKGDWTMAAYRAEAVQKIREQVGDGRVICGLSGGVDSSVAAVLIHEAIGDQLTCVYVDHGLMRAGESDQVVNLFREHYNIPLVHVDASELFLGKLEGVTDPERKRKIIGGLFIDVFDDEAKKIGGADFLAQGTLYPDVIESVSALGGPSVTIKSHHNVGGLPERMNMKLVEPLRELFKDEVRALGRELGLTDAFVDRHPFPGPGLAIRIPGAITREKADTLRKADAIYIDEIRKAGLYNEIWQAFSVLLPVNTVGVMGDERTYEAVLALRAVTSTDGMTADYYPFEHEFLGRVATRIINEVKGVNRVVYDVTSKPPGTIEWE encoded by the coding sequence ATGACTGACCAGAGACACGAACGCGCCCTTATCGTCGACTTTGGAAGCCAGGTGACTCAGCTGATCGCCCGGCGGCTCCGAGAGAGCGGCGTCTACTGCGAAATCCATCCGTTCAACAAGGTCGATGCCGCCTTCCTGGCGGAGTACGATCCAAAGGCCGTCATCCTGTCCGGCGGCCCTTCGAGTGTCACTTGGGAGGATAGCCCGCGGGCCGACGACGCGGTCTTTTCCCTCGGCGTTCCGGTGCTGGGCATCTGCTATGGCCAGCAGGTCATGATGGAGCAACTCGGCGGTAAAGTGGAAAGCGGTACCAGCCGTGAATTCGGGCGCGCGTTTATCGAGAAGGTTGTCGACGACCCAATCCTCGAAGGCCTTTTCCACGCAGGCGACCATGAACAGGTCTGGATGAGCCACGGCGATCATGTCGCTGACATGGCCTCCGGCTTTGGTGTGATCGCCAAATCCCCCGGCGCACCTTACGCGATCATCGCAGCCCCCGAACGCCGATTCTATGGCACCCAGTTCCACCCGGAAGTCGTCCATACGACGCATGGCCGTCAGCTGCTCCGCAATTTTACACACGGCGTTGCCGGACTGAAAGGCGACTGGACGATGGCAGCCTACCGGGCTGAGGCGGTTCAGAAGATCCGCGAACAGGTCGGCGACGGGCGCGTGATTTGCGGGTTGTCCGGCGGGGTCGATTCCTCCGTGGCCGCGGTATTGATCCATGAAGCGATCGGCGATCAGCTGACCTGCGTCTATGTCGATCACGGTCTTATGCGCGCCGGCGAAAGCGATCAGGTCGTGAACCTGTTCCGTGAGCACTACAACATCCCGCTGGTCCACGTGGACGCGTCAGAACTGTTCCTCGGCAAGTTGGAGGGCGTCACCGACCCGGAACGCAAGCGCAAGATCATTGGTGGTCTTTTCATCGATGTCTTCGACGATGAAGCAAAGAAGATCGGTGGCGCGGATTTCCTGGCCCAGGGCACGCTTTATCCTGACGTGATCGAAAGTGTCTCCGCGCTTGGCGGCCCCTCCGTGACGATCAAGAGCCACCATAATGTGGGTGGCCTGCCTGAACGCATGAATATGAAGCTGGTCGAGCCGCTCCGGGAGCTTTTCAAGGATGAAGTCCGCGCCCTCGGCCGGGAACTTGGCCTGACCGACGCGTTTGTAGACCGCCACCCATTTCCGGGCCCCGGCCTCGCCATCCGGATCCCGGGGGCAATTACCCGGGAGAAGGCGGATACACTCCGCAAGGCCGACGCAATCTACATCGACGAGATCCGAAAGGCGGGCCTCTACAACGAAATCTGGCAGGCTTTCAGCGTGCTGTTGCCCGTAAACACCGTAGGTGTCATGGGAGATGAACGCACCTACGAGGCCGTGCTGGCCCTGCGAGCCGTGACATCGACAGATGGTATGACTGCGGACTATTACCCATTCGAGCACGAATTCCTCGGCCGGGTCGCCACCCGCATCATCAATGAAGTGAAGGGCGTGAACCGCGTCGTCTATGATGTGACGTCAAAACCCCCAGGAACAATCGAGTGGGAATAG